The Cryptococcus gattii WM276 chromosome D, complete sequence region TAACGAAGAAGCTCTGCATGTTGAGCAAGACCCTTCCGCTTGCGTCTCTGAacctccttcccctccttcACGGCCCGGATCCAGGTCAAGATTTGGCGACCCTTCCCCTATCATGGAGGAGAGCGAACCTCCCACACCACAGACTGATAGTTTCATCCATTACAGTGacagaagagaagaagataatGAAAATGAGAATGGGGCAAACAGTAGATACGGCCAGATGGGTGAGGGACGATATGGACTAGGGTTTGAAGGGGTAGTCGCTACGCCGGTCACTTTTGTCCCTGAAAGAAGTATATCCAATCCAGAACCCATGCCTATCGCCAGCCGTCAATTCAATGATCTATTGCGTTCCTCTTCACGTGCTCCTCCTCCGGCACACATCTTCCCGTCTAAACATACCTCTCTTCGAGTGAAACTAGACCCAAatcctccccctcctcgCCATTCGCGACAAGACGATTCTGGGGACGGAAATGAAGATGTAGCagacgatgatgatgacgaaACTGCGGTTATGAAAATCACAGATGGTCGAGATATCGGTAAAGTAGAGGAAGGCATGTATCTGAAGAGCAAGCTATGGTGGCTAGGTATGGTTCTGATCGCGGTTGGCGAAGGAGGAAACTTTTTGAGCTATGGTTTCGCTCCTGCCAGTGTCGTCGCGCCTCTGGGCACAGTCGTATGTCCTTTCTTGCCCCCCCTGACGTGCGATTGGCCTGATATAAGTAAAAGGCATTAATTGCGAACTGTATCTTTGCGCCCCTTATCCTTGGCGAACGATTCCGGACAAGGGATATGGTAGGCATGGCACTCGCCATCATTGGGGCTGTGACAGTGGTCCAGTCGAGCAGCGATACAAGTCCTCGCGTACCTACTTTTCCTTGCACTCGAGTTATATAACATCCACTAACTCGCATTTGCCAGCTCAACCCCGATCAACTGCTCACAGCCCTTACCCgccttcctttcctcctctacactctcttctccatccttcttcttccaccccTCGTCTTACTCTCTAATTCTTCTTTCGGCCCGGCCCACCTCACGATAGATGTTGGTATCTGTGCCCTCTTTGGCGGCTTTACAGTGCTGGCCACGAAAGCACTTTCAAGTCTTCTAAGTGGAGACTTTATACGAGCGTGGAAAAGTGGTATTACGTGGGCATGTTTAGTTGTTGTCGGAGGGACAAGTTTAGGGCAGATTAGATGGTTGAACAGGGCATTGATGAGGTTCCAAAGCAAGGTTTGTCCTTTTTTCCTCACTGGAGTGACATGGCTGATTGATGGTGGTAGGAGGTTATACCAACTCAGTTTGTTTTTTTCACACTGGCAGTAATCATTGGCTCAGCGGTGCTTTACCAAGAGTTCAGGGATATAACGCGATCAAGATTTATCAACTTTGCGTTTGGTGTACGTTTCTTCTTATTTTCTCTTACCACCccgaaaaaaaaaaagaaaaaggacATGGCACTGACAGGAATGGGTTTTCCCAGATTGCAACAATTTTCCTGGGTGTCCATCTTCTTACGTCTACCACCTCACCAATTCTTATGGCGAAAGACGAAGAAGGCAACCAACCACCGGCCGAGCAAGCTTATGAACACGTCCCAATACCGTACACCACATCTTCCACCTCTCTCCATCGCTTTTTCAGTAACGCCTCTGAACGAACACCTCTCATCCGCTCAATCACCCCTGCCGCTTTACCTGTCCCTACGGGCGGTATCAGCGGTACAGATGGTCTACCGCGAAGACATAGTGATGTCCCTCTCTCACGTGTACCCTCCTCTGCACCAATGATCGGTCTATCCACCACGACACCCAGCAAGGCGGCCCGGTTGACTAAACGGGCCTCGGCGTCTTCCTTCCAGTCATCCATCCCCAAGCTGGGGTTGGGCAGTCAAGCGGGTTTGTTATTGATAGCTACGACTCCACCAAGTACAGGCTACCTTGCGACCCGAGGGAGAGGGTGGAGTGTAGGTCCTACTGGCAGGACGGGGGCTGGAGGAGTCAGAGcaggagaggaagaggcgagtttagaggatgaaggggaaggaagaagaggaagaagtaAAAGTATTGCTAGCCTTTTCTCTCGTTCCCGCACGCCTTCAGGAGCAAGACGTGGAGGAAGGGATAACGGGTAGATAGCTTCACGTCATTTGCGGCTTGGgtgaaagaaaagaaaagataCATTAGTTGTACTTGTAATGTACTTTTACGTTGACGACATAATACTATATTCTTGAAATCTTTCTTGTCTACCGGTGATACAATAAAACATGATACCCATCTAATTGTCCTATTAACCCATTGGCGCATAATACCGCTTAGCATACTATAACAGATTGAACTCTCACTGTTGCTTGCGAGCACCAAACCGTTGCCGAGGTTTGTACACGCAACTGGCTTCTGCAGGCGATCCAGAATGTTTGCCATCGAGTACAAAACCAGATCGACAAGAATCTGAAAAGTAAAAAGCCATCAAATCCTGTTTTCATAAATTTCCTCCACGGGAAAAGAAGACTTACCTATGCGACACTGTCCAAGCACGCATTGCACTGATGAAACGCCCGGTATAGCTGTACAATCtacaacaaaaacaagACATTGGCAAACCGCGATCAGATCACAACGAAGATTAATTAAAACAACGTACCGATCGTTTCTGGTTCTCCTGGGCATCCACCACATGTCGTCAAGCCCGAAGTAACACTATCGTTCAATTAGCTTTTCATCCAACTGACTcaatgaaaaaaaaaaaaaaaaccaaCTCGAGACAGGCCCATTGTCCACCAACTTTACAAGACTTTTGCCCCCATCCACAGTCTAGTCCCACCTCCCCGTTTCTTTCCACGTCAATCCCCTTCATTGGCGCTTGATCATTCGCCCCCGACGATTCTCGCATCgatcccttcttcttcctcgaGATGAACCTCAATGTCTGCTGTTGTTGTGCGGGGTCGACCGTGTGCTGGCTAGGGCGAGGATGACACGAGAGGACGCCTTGGTTATCATAAGACGGGATAAACGATGGAGGGCAGTGGCATCGTTTGGTAGCTTCATTGTAGACTGGTGGTTCTTGTTAGATGAATGTAAAAATCCAAGGTTGAAGACTTACATTGGTGTTTACCCCTACACTCACACACCTTGTTGACTCGATGCCAATCTGTCACCTCATAATACATGACTGTATTCTTACCATCTGGGCAAGTCGACGGCCCCTCTGTATCATCTGCTCCTCGTATGTCATGCCGTCTTTGCGAGGCGCTGATAGCTGACTCAAGAGACAAGTCGGGAAGACAATCGTACGCTGTATGATCGCTCGTGAGGAGGTTGCAAGCCGTATTGGTATTGTCGTGGCGCGAGGTTGGAAGGGAGATGGCGtggggaaggaggaagaggagaatAGGGACGATCATTGTGATCCCGATTAGTGcaggagaggaaggaaggaaggaaggaaggaaggagagcGAGGAGAATTGTGTAAAGGAGGGGAAATACTAATTCCTTCTTCCCGCCTATAAGCCCATTTATATCGATTTACCTGGATGGATGCGTATATCAAGTCTTAACGGCCCTTTCGTTGTAAAACTTGTGCCGAGTTAGTGCGCAAGTGCATACCTTTAAGCTGATCGCGCTAACGACAACGAACCCTGTGTCGACCTCCCTTGGCATCAACCCAGTGCAAAATGTTAAAAGGCGTTAAGCGTTGGACCGCGGTCTAGAAGAGTTGCGCTCGCTCTTCGAGAGGGTGGACGAAAGGTCCCACCGTGTTCACATGTCATCAGCTAATCAGTATCAATCAGCCGACTGGGTCCTGGTACGTAATGGGGCGCCCCAATGAGTGAGTAATGTAATAATCGCGAATCCCGAAAAAAATGGCCCGAATAACGCCCGTCAGTCATACGTAGGAGGTGGGTGCAAGCCGGAAGGGGAGGGCACGAGGAAGGATGACGcagagaaagaaggaaaaaagcgaaagagaaaaaagtCGTACTATAGATAGCCGAGAGGAATGGTGAATCACCAGCACCCCGCTATTCAGGTACGATCC contains the following coding sequences:
- a CDS encoding uncharacterized protein (Similar to TIGR gene model, INSD accession AAW46712.1), producing the protein MGEGRYGLGFEGVVATPVTFVPERSISNPEPMPIASRQFNDLLRSSSRAPPPAHIFPSKHTSLRVKLDPNPPPPRHSRQDDSGDGNEDVADDDDDETAVMKITDGRDIGKVEEGMYLKSKLWWLGMVLIAVGEGGNFLSYGFAPASVVAPLGTVALIANCIFAPLILGERFRTRDMVGMALAIIGAVTVVQSSSDTSPRLNPDQLLTALTRLPFLLYTLFSILLLPPLVLLSNSSFGPAHLTIDVGICALFGGFTVLATKALSSLLSGDFIRAWKSGITWACLVVVGGTSLGQIRWLNRALMRFQSKEVIPTQFVFFTLAVIIGSAVLYQEFRDITRSRFINFAFGVRFFLFSLTTPKKKKKKDMALTGMGFPRLQQFSWVSIFLRLPPHQFLWRKTKKATNHRPSKLMNTSQYRTPHLPPLSIAFSVTPLNEHLSSAQSPLPLYLSLRAVSAVQMVYREDIVMSLSHVYPPLHQ
- a CDS encoding Hypothetical protein (Similar to SGTC gene model, INSD accession EAL18859.1; CNBI1200), producing the protein MIVPILLFLLPHAISLPTSRHDNTNTACNLLTSDHTAYDCLPDLSLESAISASQRRHDIRGADDTEGPSTCPDGKNTVMYYEVTDWHRVNKVCECRGKHQFYNEATKRCHCPPSFIPSYDNQGVLSCHPRPSQHTVDPAQQQQTLRFISRKKKGSMRESSGANDQAPMKGIDVERNGEVGLDCGWGQKSCKVGGQWACLELVFFFFFIESVG